The following coding sequences lie in one Syngnathoides biaculeatus isolate LvHL_M chromosome 16, ASM1980259v1, whole genome shotgun sequence genomic window:
- the ubtf gene encoding nucleolar transcription factor 1 isoform X5, whose amino-acid sequence MMDQLYSIKHIVMVDNFILFFQTKKKNPQMNGDMEATSQHQVWAQDDLLQLLEAMKLALPQKDLTKYKTSESHLDWQKVAFNSYTAEMCKLKWQEVSKEIRKFRTLTELIFDAQDYIKNPYKGKKIKKHPDFPKKPLTPYFRFFMEKRAKYAKLHPEMSNLDLTKILSKKYRELPDKKKKKYVDDFLRDKEAFVHSMMRFREEHPDLMESMTKKGSNVPEKAKTPQQLWYNHEKKAFLKGHPDATTKDIKDCLSKQWTQLSDKKRLKWIAKSLEQQKQYEETMREYIQQHPEMNLTQGDIVKSTLTKAERHLKDKSDGRPDKPPPNGYSMFCAELMSSMKDVPSTERMVMCSQRWKLLKQNEKDAYQKRCEQRKKEYEIEMNRFLSSLSEEEQQRVLGEEKVGFKRGNVANSPASKKKNSKAKANPEKPKRPISAMFIFSEEKRPKLHQERPDLSDSELTRMLARMWNELPDKKKEKYKRLEAVLKAESEKKEDRSLPDPPKTAQEIWQHSVIGDYLAKFKNDRPKAQKAMEATWSTMEKKEKIMWIKKAAEDQKRYERDLCEMRSPVATAVASGKKMKFEGEPKRPPSNGYQKFSQEMLSNGELNHLPMKERMTEIGSRWQRLPLKDKDRYKKIAEEMQRQYKVLLEQWLASVSSQVRNSYREYNSQKRKTPVKSGGPKAKVKKSDTDEDDDDDDDDDDDDDDDDEEEEDEKDQASSEAASSSEDDDDDDDDDDDDEDDDDADDKENKSEDSSSESNSDGSSDSDSD is encoded by the exons ATGATGGATCAACTGTACTCAATAAAACACATTGTTATGGttgataattttattttatttttccagacaaaaaaaaagaacccacaAATGAATGGAGACATGGAAGCAACATCCCAACACCAAG TGTGGGCGCAGGATGACCTCCTCCAGTTGCTGGAAGCCATGAAGCTGGCGCTGCCGCAGAAGGACCTGACCAAATACAAGACGTCAGAGTCGCACCTGGACTGGCAGAAGGTGGCCTTTAACTCCTACACGGCCGAGATGTGCAAGCTGAAGTGGCAGGAGGTCTCCAAAGAG ATCCGTAAATTCCGGACCCTCACAGAGCTGATATTTGATGCTCAGGACTACATCAAGAACCCATAtaaagggaagaaaataaaG AAACATCCAGATTTCCCCAAGAAGCCCCTGACGCCGTACTTCCGCTTTTTTATGGAGAAACGGGCCAAGTACGCAAAGCTGCATCCAGAAATGAGCAACCTGGACCTGACCAAGATCTTGTCCAAGAAGTACCGTGAACTGCCggacaaaaaaaag AAAAAATATGTGGACGACTTCTTAAGGGACAAAGAGGCGTTTGTGCACAGCATGATGAGGTTCAG GGAGGAACACCCGGATCTTATGGAGAGCATGACCAAGAAAGGCTCAAATGTTCCAGAGAAGGCCAAAACACCCCAACAGCTGTGGTACAACCACGAAAAGAAGGCTTTTCTCAAAGGCCACCCGGAC GCCACCACCAAGGACATCAAGGACTGCCTCAGCAAGCAGTGGACGCAGTTGTCGGACAAGAAAAGACTCAAATGGATCGCCAAGTCCCTGGAACAGCAGAAGCAGTACGAG GAAACAATGCGGGAGTACATCCAACAACATCCCGAGATGAACCTGACGCAGGGTGACATCGTCAAGTCCACGCTTACCAAAGCCGAGAGGCACCTGAAAGACAAATCCGACGGGCGGCCTGATAAACCTCCGCC GAACGGTTATTCCATGTTCTGCGCCGAGCTGATGTCCAGCATGAAGGACGTGCCCAGCACTGAGCGCATGGTGATGTGCAGCCAGCGCTGGAAGCTGCTCAAGCAGAACGAGAAGGATGCCTACCAGAAACGCTGCGAGCAG AGGAAGAAGGAGTATGAAATCGAGATGAACAGATTCCTCAGT AGTTTATCTGAGGAGGAACAGCAGCGAGTCCTGGGAGAGGAGAAGGTGGGCTTCAAAAGGGGCAACGTGGCCAACAGCCCCGCGTCCAAAAAGAAGAACTCCAAAGCTAAG GCCAACCCAGAGAAGCCCAAGCGTCCCATCTCAGCCATGTTCATTTTCTCTGAGGAGAAGCGTCCCAAGCTGCACCAGGAGCGTCCGGATCTATCCGACAGTGAGCTCACGCGGATGCTGGCGCGCATGTGGAACGAGCTGCCGGATAAGAAGAAG gaAAAGTACAAACGACTGGAAGCGGTCCTGAAGGCCGAGTCGGAGAAGAAGGAGGACCGCAGTCTGCCCGACCCACCCAAGACGGCGCAGGAGATCTGGCAGCACAGCGTCATCGGCGACTACTTGGCCAAATTTAAG AACGACCGTCCCAAGGCTCAGAAGGCGATGGAGGCCACCTGGAGCACCATGGAGAAGAAGGAAAAGATCATGTGGATTAAAAAGGCGGcagaagaccagaaaagataCGAG AGAGACCTGTGCGAAATGCGTTCGCCCGTCGCCACCGCCGTGGCCTCAGGGAAGAAGATGAAGTTCGAGGGCGAACCCAAGAGGCCGCCATC AAACGGCTACCAGAAGTTCTCTCAGGAGATGCTGTCCAACGGGGAGCTCAACCACCTGCCCAtgaaggagagaatgaccgagATCGGCAGCCGCTGGCAGAGGCTGCCGCTTAAGGACAAGGACCGCTACAAAAAGATTGCTGAGGAGATGCAGAGGCAGTACAAAGTGCTGCTTGAGCAATGGCTAGCT AGCGTATCTTCTCAAGTCAGGAACTCCTACAGAGAGTACAACTCTCAG AAGAGGAAAACCCCCGTGAAATCAGGAGGCCCCAAGGCGAAAGTCAAGAAATCC GATAccgacgaggacgacgacgacgacgacgacgatgacgacgacgacgacgatgacgacgaggaggaagaggacgaaAAGGACCAGGCTTCCTCTGAAGCGGCGTCCTCCAGCgaagatgacgacgacgatgatgac gatgacgacgacgacgaggatgaCGACGACGCGGACGACAAGGAGAACAAGTCCGAAGACAGCAGCAGCGAGTCCAACTCGGACGGCTCGTCGGACTCGgactctgactga
- the ubtf gene encoding nucleolar transcription factor 1 isoform X4 has translation MMDQLYSIKHIVMVDNFILFFQTKKKNPQMNGDMEATSQHQVWAQDDLLQLLEAMKLALPQKDLTKYKTSESHLDWQKVAFNSYTAEMCKLKWQEVSKEIRKFRTLTELIFDAQDYIKNPYKGKKIKKHPDFPKKPLTPYFRFFMEKRAKYAKLHPEMSNLDLTKILSKKYRELPDKKKKKYVDDFLRDKEAFVHSMMRFREEHPDLMESMTKKGSNVPEKAKTPQQLWYNHEKKAFLKGHPDATTKDIKDCLSKQWTQLSDKKRLKWIAKSLEQQKQYEETMREYIQQHPEMNLTQGDIVKSTLTKAERHLKDKSDGRPDKPPPNGYSMFCAELMSSMKDVPSTERMVMCSQRWKLLKQNEKDAYQKRCEQRKKEYEIEMNRFLSSLSEEEQQRVLGEEKVGFKRGNVANSPASKKKNSKAKANPEKPKRPISAMFIFSEEKRPKLHQERPDLSDSELTRMLARMWNELPDKKKEKYKRLEAVLKAESEKKEDRSLPDPPKTAQEIWQHSVIGDYLAKFKNDRPKAQKAMEATWSTMEKKEKIMWIKKAAEDQKRYERDLCEMRSPVATAVASGKKMKFEGEPKRPPSNGYQKFSQEMLSNGELNHLPMKERMTEIGSRWQRLPLKDKDRYKKIAEEMQRQYKVLLEQWLASVSSQVRNSYREYNSQKRKTPVKSGGPKAKVKKSDTDEDDDDDDDDDDDDDDDDEEEEDEKDQASSEAASSSEDDDDDDDKDDDDDEDDDDADDKENKSEDSSSESNSDGSSDSDSD, from the exons ATGATGGATCAACTGTACTCAATAAAACACATTGTTATGGttgataattttattttatttttccagacaaaaaaaaagaacccacaAATGAATGGAGACATGGAAGCAACATCCCAACACCAAG TGTGGGCGCAGGATGACCTCCTCCAGTTGCTGGAAGCCATGAAGCTGGCGCTGCCGCAGAAGGACCTGACCAAATACAAGACGTCAGAGTCGCACCTGGACTGGCAGAAGGTGGCCTTTAACTCCTACACGGCCGAGATGTGCAAGCTGAAGTGGCAGGAGGTCTCCAAAGAG ATCCGTAAATTCCGGACCCTCACAGAGCTGATATTTGATGCTCAGGACTACATCAAGAACCCATAtaaagggaagaaaataaaG AAACATCCAGATTTCCCCAAGAAGCCCCTGACGCCGTACTTCCGCTTTTTTATGGAGAAACGGGCCAAGTACGCAAAGCTGCATCCAGAAATGAGCAACCTGGACCTGACCAAGATCTTGTCCAAGAAGTACCGTGAACTGCCggacaaaaaaaag AAAAAATATGTGGACGACTTCTTAAGGGACAAAGAGGCGTTTGTGCACAGCATGATGAGGTTCAG GGAGGAACACCCGGATCTTATGGAGAGCATGACCAAGAAAGGCTCAAATGTTCCAGAGAAGGCCAAAACACCCCAACAGCTGTGGTACAACCACGAAAAGAAGGCTTTTCTCAAAGGCCACCCGGAC GCCACCACCAAGGACATCAAGGACTGCCTCAGCAAGCAGTGGACGCAGTTGTCGGACAAGAAAAGACTCAAATGGATCGCCAAGTCCCTGGAACAGCAGAAGCAGTACGAG GAAACAATGCGGGAGTACATCCAACAACATCCCGAGATGAACCTGACGCAGGGTGACATCGTCAAGTCCACGCTTACCAAAGCCGAGAGGCACCTGAAAGACAAATCCGACGGGCGGCCTGATAAACCTCCGCC GAACGGTTATTCCATGTTCTGCGCCGAGCTGATGTCCAGCATGAAGGACGTGCCCAGCACTGAGCGCATGGTGATGTGCAGCCAGCGCTGGAAGCTGCTCAAGCAGAACGAGAAGGATGCCTACCAGAAACGCTGCGAGCAG AGGAAGAAGGAGTATGAAATCGAGATGAACAGATTCCTCAGT AGTTTATCTGAGGAGGAACAGCAGCGAGTCCTGGGAGAGGAGAAGGTGGGCTTCAAAAGGGGCAACGTGGCCAACAGCCCCGCGTCCAAAAAGAAGAACTCCAAAGCTAAG GCCAACCCAGAGAAGCCCAAGCGTCCCATCTCAGCCATGTTCATTTTCTCTGAGGAGAAGCGTCCCAAGCTGCACCAGGAGCGTCCGGATCTATCCGACAGTGAGCTCACGCGGATGCTGGCGCGCATGTGGAACGAGCTGCCGGATAAGAAGAAG gaAAAGTACAAACGACTGGAAGCGGTCCTGAAGGCCGAGTCGGAGAAGAAGGAGGACCGCAGTCTGCCCGACCCACCCAAGACGGCGCAGGAGATCTGGCAGCACAGCGTCATCGGCGACTACTTGGCCAAATTTAAG AACGACCGTCCCAAGGCTCAGAAGGCGATGGAGGCCACCTGGAGCACCATGGAGAAGAAGGAAAAGATCATGTGGATTAAAAAGGCGGcagaagaccagaaaagataCGAG AGAGACCTGTGCGAAATGCGTTCGCCCGTCGCCACCGCCGTGGCCTCAGGGAAGAAGATGAAGTTCGAGGGCGAACCCAAGAGGCCGCCATC AAACGGCTACCAGAAGTTCTCTCAGGAGATGCTGTCCAACGGGGAGCTCAACCACCTGCCCAtgaaggagagaatgaccgagATCGGCAGCCGCTGGCAGAGGCTGCCGCTTAAGGACAAGGACCGCTACAAAAAGATTGCTGAGGAGATGCAGAGGCAGTACAAAGTGCTGCTTGAGCAATGGCTAGCT AGCGTATCTTCTCAAGTCAGGAACTCCTACAGAGAGTACAACTCTCAG AAGAGGAAAACCCCCGTGAAATCAGGAGGCCCCAAGGCGAAAGTCAAGAAATCC GATAccgacgaggacgacgacgacgacgacgacgatgacgacgacgacgacgatgacgacgaggaggaagaggacgaaAAGGACCAGGCTTCCTCTGAAGCGGCGTCCTCCAGCgaagatgacgacgacgatgatgac aaggatgacgacgacgacgaggatgaCGACGACGCGGACGACAAGGAGAACAAGTCCGAAGACAGCAGCAGCGAGTCCAACTCGGACGGCTCGTCGGACTCGgactctgactga